CGGACAAAAGAAGAATAAATCCAAACAACCCCCACCCCATTGTCTCGAGAAGAGAATCATTATGTTCAATGGAAAAACGGAAAATATTAGCAATACCGAATATTTTACCTCCTGTAGCCATTGCTACAGCAAGGTTTCCATTTTTTATTTCTTTCCAGTTATTATAAGAAGTGACGATTTCAAAAATAGCCATAAAGACGACCAGACATAAGATGACAACACTGTAGCGCGCGGCTGTCTCAATTAACGTATATTCCCAAAAGTCTGTCATATCTTAACGCTCCCTTTATAATCTACTAGCTGAGTTCAAGTACGGTGACCCCGCTACCGCCTTCATTCATTCCACCGGCACGGTGATTGGTTATATTCCGGTGATTCTTCGCATAATTTTGTACCGCGGTTCTCAATGCTCCCGTCCCTTTTCCATGTATAATAGAGACGGTTGGGTAACCGGCAAGTAATGCGTCATCAATATATTTCTCAAGTCGATTGAGGGCGTCCTCGTATCGCTCACCCCGCAAATCAAGTTCCGTTTTTACATGGTACCCTTTCCCTTTAACCGTAGCCATCGGTTTTTCTTTATAAGGCTGCTCCGCCTTAATGAACTCCAAGTCTTTTCGTTTGGCTTTCACTTTCATTACACCTACTTGAACCTGGTATTCGTTTTTTCCAGTCTGTTCAACAATTG
The Halobacillus halophilus DSM 2266 DNA segment above includes these coding regions:
- a CDS encoding DUF350 domain-containing protein codes for the protein MTDFWEYTLIETAARYSVVILCLVVFMAIFEIVTSYNNWKEIKNGNLAVAMATGGKIFGIANIFRFSIEHNDSLLETMGWGLFGFILLLSGYFIYEFLTPSFKIDEEIATDNRAVGFISFIISVGLSYVIGANII